A window of Blautia argi genomic DNA:
CAATTCTGTTTAACTGTTTTGTAAGATAATTTCCCAACATAAGTAAAAGCACCATCTGTGTGGTATACGCTTTTGTGGTTGCTACTGCAATCTCCGGTCCTGCCCAAGTGTAAAGTACATAATCTGATTCTCTTGCTATCGAACTTCCCATAACATTTACAATTGACAGGACTTTGGAACCTTTTCGCTTTGCTTCTCGAAGCGCTGCCATAGAATCCAGTGTTTCTCCAGATTGACTGATCACAATTACAAGAGATGATTCACCGAGTAATGGTTCACTGTACCTGAATTCTGATGCCAGACACGCTTCTACTGGAATGTGAAGAAGCTTTTCCCATGCATATTTCCCCACCATACCCACATGATATGCAGAACCACATGCAACAATATAGATTCTAGAAATGTTCTTCATCAACTCTTTCGCGTCATTTAATTCTTCCAGCACAATTTCTCTGTTAACCAGTCTGGGAGAAATTGTTTTCCGCACCGCCTCCGGCTGCTCCATAATCTCTTTCAACATAAAATGTGAATATCCACATTTTTCTGCTGCTGAAACATCCCATTCGATACTATGCTTCTCCTTTTCCAGCTGGAATCGGTCTCGATCAAAAATCTGCACTTGATCTGCTGCAATGACTGCCACTTCCCCGTCCTCCATATAAGTGACTGTTCTCGTATGTGACAAAAGAGCAGTCACATCAGAAGCAATATAATTTTCTCCCTTGCCATAACCGATCAGCAAAGGAGCATCCTTTCTTGCGGCAATCATCTGTCTTGGATGATCGGAACAGAGAATTCCCATTGCATAGGCGCCTTTGATACGATTCAAAACCGCATAAACCGCATCCATAAGGTTTTCATTTTTTTTATAGTAATATTCTAATAACTGAACAATCACCTCTGTATCCGTATCGGAAGAAAAAGTAATTCCTTTGCGGATAAGGGATTGTTTGATTTCCTGATAATTTTCAATAATCCCATTATGGACAACTGCTATCTTCCCTTCCTGTCCGACATGAGGATGGGCATTCGTATCATTTGGCTCACCATGGGTTGCCCATCTCGTATGACCAATCCCAACGTTACCAGACAATGGTTGTTGAGAGTCCAGTAATTCCCTCAGAACAGACAAACGACCTTTACTTTTTTTCACTTGCAGCCTTCCATTCTCTGATACAACTGCGACTCCTGCCGAGTCATAGCCTCTGTATTCCAGTCGTTCCAGACCATCAAGCAATTTCGGTACAGCCTCTGTCCTTCCTGTAAATCCAATAATTCCACACATTTTTCTACCTCTCTTTTCTTTTTGACTCCTTGCATGACGTCGAAATAAATTCTTTAAACAATGGATGTGACTGATTGGGACGGCTCTTAAATTCCGGATGAAACTGTACACCTAAAAAAAACGGATGTTCCTTTAATTCTATGGTTTCCACCAATCTGTCATCCGGAGAAGTACCGCTGATTACAAGTCCGGCTCTCACCAATGGCTCACGATACTCATTATTAAACTCATAACGATGACGATGACGCTCATGAATCAGTTTGTCACCATAGCATTTTTCTATTTTTGTCCCAGCTTTGATACTACAAGGATAACTCCCCAGTCGGAGTGTACCGCCTTTATCTCTTCTCT
This region includes:
- the glmS gene encoding glutamine--fructose-6-phosphate transaminase (isomerizing); the protein is MCGIIGFTGRTEAVPKLLDGLERLEYRGYDSAGVAVVSENGRLQVKKSKGRLSVLRELLDSQQPLSGNVGIGHTRWATHGEPNDTNAHPHVGQEGKIAVVHNGIIENYQEIKQSLIRKGITFSSDTDTEVIVQLLEYYYKKNENLMDAVYAVLNRIKGAYAMGILCSDHPRQMIAARKDAPLLIGYGKGENYIASDVTALLSHTRTVTYMEDGEVAVIAADQVQIFDRDRFQLEKEKHSIEWDVSAAEKCGYSHFMLKEIMEQPEAVRKTISPRLVNREIVLEELNDAKELMKNISRIYIVACGSAYHVGMVGKYAWEKLLHIPVEACLASEFRYSEPLLGESSLVIVISQSGETLDSMAALREAKRKGSKVLSIVNVMGSSIARESDYVLYTWAGPEIAVATTKAYTTQMVLLLMLGNYLTKQLNRIEQDEYAAIIRELQSLPEKISVILNNLEHYQKTAANYFNHNSIFYIGRNLDYALGLEGSLKLKEKSLSNIVEVKSRGAEVIALTTELTVNQIGSQASEMFVIPKTHLLLQPVLGVIPLQLFAYYVALNRGCDIDKPRNLAKSVTVE